GCAGGCCGTCCAACGAGGAAATAACATGTTGAGGAAGGACACACAGATCACACCCTCTCTGAGTCACCAGAAAACACTCCCAAACCACCTGAGAAAGCTGAAGAACCAGGAAGAGAAGAGTCAGTCGAGTCAGATGATGAACGATCAGAACAGCTAACATTTTCAGGCATCTCCACACAAACTCACGAGGTGATGGAGTCTCTGTTATACAGACCTCAGAGAAGTCGTTCAATCTGCTGAAGCAAAACACAGACAAACGCTCGAGTGCAACGGAAGTTTATTATCAATTATGCTCTATGGACATCAACAAGCTTTATGCTATCATAATATGAATATCAAATATCACTGCAATAAAGTGCAAGTCCTTTGACTGTACATTTGTTTCATTTACTAGTGTATTGTGCCTGAAGAAGAATCTGAAGCCCTTGAGTTCAAACCACACACATGTAGCTGAAGCTGAAGTTAGACTACACGactgcatcatcatcatcttcatcatcatcatcatcatcagttaaCACCGGCACTGGTTAGTATGTCTGACAGTAAACCGTTTACACTTCAGCACATGCTGTGTGATAACAATCAAGAGGTTTGGTTTTTACAGCTCGTCCAGGTTCAGAGATGAATCATTCAGAAGAGCCACGTGCCCTGGATCCACCATCGGAGGAGAAAGATGAACATAGAGTAACAAAAAACAGGCATTGGCATGAACACGTGGCACAGTCCAGTAACACAGAACAGTCCTGACATCACAGCCTGTGCATAGGAAGAAGAAAAGCACTTATGGTATCTGCAAACATCGAGCAGGTCGTGATGCTCCTGGACGCTGGAGGAGATTCCAGTCCGCTCCAGAGAACCAGACCAAGCAGCATCCTACCGTCTCGGCATAGAGAAAGCAAAGGAGATGTGAACCTGCAGCACGAAACGGAGAAGGAGACTCAGCTGAAGCCACGTCCGTCACTATCTGTGCAGCAGCACGAAGGCCTCCAGCCGCTCGGGGATGTTCCCGTGGTACACCAGGCCGTGTCTGATGATGGAGCGCGCCGCCAGACACTGCAGCGTGGTGTGGTTGATGGGCTGGATCAGGTTCTTGGCCAGCTCCTTCTGGTCCAGCAGGTCGCAGGCCGTCTGTTTGAGGGAGTTGGTGCTGTCGAAGTGTGTGCCGCAGGAGATCAGCAGCTTCATGATGTCGGGGTGGTTGTTGGACGCAGCCACATGCAGAGGACTGTTGTCATCCTGGTCTCTGCTGTTCACATCAGCACCACACTCCAGCAGGATGGACGTGACCTGGAAGGAGGGGAACTTGCAGACGGGGGTAGCGTCCCACACAGGTGGTGTTCCTGTCCACGGCCAGGTGCAGAGGACTGAAGCCGTTCTTCCCACAGGCCTGCAGCTTCAGGAACCTGTAGATGGTCTCTTTCTTGAAGTGGTCCTGCTCCACGGTGCACGGCACCTTCTCCAGCAGACAGATGAGGTGCAGGATGATGGAGAGCACCTTGCTGAGCTGCGCTGGGTCGGGGCCGGGCTGCGTCTGCTTGATGGCACGCTCGATCTCCAGCACGCTCTTACTGAGGATCTCCATCAGCTCCTGGAAGGACACGCAGGTCCCCAGCAGACCCTTGGCTCGGTCCTGCAGCATGAAGGAGAAGAGCTCGGCGAAGGACAGCAGGCTGCTGGCGGTCATGGGGCTGAGAGCGTCCAGGTGTCTCTGCTGCATGTCCAGAGCGTACTTCCACAGCTTGATGCAGCGCTCGAAGTTGCCCGAGTCGGCGTACACGGCTCCCCGGTAGCGGATGTAGTAGGAGGTGTCGGGGTGCGAGGGCCCGAGGATGCGCTCTCGGATCAGCAGCGCTTGCATGCGCATGTCGTCGGGGTCAGCGATCAGGCCGTCCAGCTCCTCGAAGGAGTTGACCTCCTTGCTGTAATCGTAGGCCGGCTCCAGCTGCTTGGGCTCGTCCTTCAGGAGCAGGTGGTTGGGCTCGCTGTGCCGCAGGTCCATGGCTCTCTTCCAGTACTTCAGCGCTCCCAGCAGGTCTCTCTTCTTATCCACGAACGTGGCTCCCAGCAGCTCCAGAGCGTTGATGCGCTCCGTTCTGCTGGTCTGAGGGTGCTGCGTGAGGAAATCCACGATGTTGGTGTGTCCCGTCACGCTGGCGGAGAGCAGCGGCGTCATCCCGTATCCGTCCTTCTCCATGCTGGAGCCGTACTTCAGGAGCATCTTCATGATCTCCAAGCTCCCGGACTCAGCGCAGTCGTGTAGAGCCGTGTTCCCTTCAGGACAGAGAGCACACAGAACACAAGACGTCAGAAACACTACAGCTACAGTAAGATAAACAGAAGCTGCGCTAAGTTAGGTTTGTTTGAATGTGCAGCACTAGCAGAACCAAACCGAGTCGGTTAGAATCTGAAACCCAGTTCTGTTTGCTGACGACACGCTTCACATGAGCTACGCTCTTCTGTCATCAAACTGAATTAACACTGAACTGGAGCTGAACACTACATTAGTGTCTTCTGCAGAACTGCTATAGATGAACTGAACTTACTTCCACATTCTGTGAGATTCACACTTCTAATCTGAACTGAACTATCCTGATCTGAATGATAAATATTGTCTTTAGTCTGAAGTGAAATAGTTTCCATCATTGGTTCTGTTATTTTGATGCAGAAGCCATTCTTGATCAGGACCAACAGAAACAAACAGAGCACATCAGGAGCACTTCACACAAACAGCACAGGGCTGAATAATCACCGAATCGCTCTCTTGTGTAGTTCTGAGTGCTTAATATTTCTCTCTACAGGTAATCTCAGGCATTTCTCCACTGGTTTAGTTGTAGTATAACCCAtgcatatttttgacatttgaggccTAATACTAATGAAAAGCAGTAATTCACTTTGAATGTTTTCAgctcatttatattcatataaaactaTAGAAtgcatcattcaatgtaaattgtgataataacattaaataatcacaattacagTTAAGGGAATAATGgacaataatgatttttgttataATCCTGGAGTTTATGAAGTCCGAAACACAAGCAACACTTTCCACGAGATGCACACACATCTGTCTGACGTTCACTTCAGTGTTCAagcagaacacacacatctgtgattGACCAATGACAACACTTCCCTAGTTTGAACAATTTAACACAGAATGGTCAACATTGATGAACTGATTGTGATGGATTACACCAGCTGTGCTTCTATCCTGAGTTAGGAAGCACCCAGCGAAGCTAGTTTCCATCCACTGAAGAGAGGAAGAGGACAAAACCATAACTTCCTAAAAAACTGCCACCAAGTATCACCAcgaaaaagttatttttcatatttcgcTGAAACTCATTAAACGCAGTCATGTTATCTTGCTTTCGGAGGAGGATGCTGTTTATGAACACAGTGGTGTAAGACTCTTGTGATGTGGTCCAGTGGTTATTACATCACACGAACACATCTGTGACCCGCGAGCACGACACCACGCAGAAGGGTCACGATTACAACATTGAGATTGAACTGAaacctgaataaatcatctctccagtgatgtgtggtgtgttcggaggacaatatctgtctgagatacaactatctgaaaatctggaatctgagggagcaaaaaaatctagatattgagaaaatcctctttaaagttgttcagatgaagttcttagtaatgcatattactaatcaaacattaagttctgatatatttacgaTAAGAAATGTaccaaatatcttcatgaacatgatctttacttaatatcctaatgatttttggcataaaagagaaatgtatagtttgacccatacagtgtattgttgtctattctCCAAATATATCAGAGACTTAacactgcttctgtgctgcagggacacaaatGAGTTTATGATGTGGACTGAGAAATGTATTCAGTGACTGTGTTTTCATCGTGGTTTATACGCAGGTTTTTgtattgaatataataataaataaaagtctcCATCTCAACCGAgctttttatgcacatttttagaatTGATCCACATCTTGGTGTTTCCATCCAGCGTTTTATTATGTGATATCCCAAAATCAGCACAACAGGTGCGTAGGTGGATAGAAACACAGCTAATGAAGTTTAAACCAAATCACCTACTCTGTCTCTAACAGAAACGACTGACCGCATGAGAACCCCGCAGGTCTCACCTTTCACACTTTTCCGGTTGACATCGGCTCCTTTCTCCAGAAGGTACTGTGCGATCTCCTTGTGTCCTTTATAGCATGATATCATGAGGCAGGTGTGTCCGTGTCTGTTGGCCACCTCCAGATCTGCTTTGTGCTCCACCAGGTATCTGACGATGTCCAGGTGTCCGTCGAAGCAGGCGGCTCTCAGCGGCGTGGAGTTGGTGAGAGTGGTATTGTTCACAGAAGCGCCGTGTCCCAGCAGAGACTGCACCACCTTCAGGTGTCCGGCGGCCGAGGCGGCCCACAGCGGCGGCGCTCCCTCGATGATCTCGCCGTCGAAGTTCACCGATCCTCCCACCTCCACAGGTGCGCAGCAGCACTCGATCAGGTACTCCAGCAGCTCCAGGTGACCGTACCGAGCAGCCATCAGCAGCGGCGTCGCTCCGTTCGTCTTCTCCGCCATCAGCTTCATCACCTCGTGATCGCTCTTGTTCTCTAACAGTTTCTGGAGGAGTCTCAGTTTGCCGTCTCGGGCGGCGTTGAACACAGCCGTCTTTAAATCCATGGCAGAGGATTGCCCTgcgacaaaaacaacaaaatcagacaCATACAACATGCTCATGCTTTCAATACAAATTGTAGGGACGTCACACCGGTTAAAACAATCAGTGATACTGAGTGAGGATCCTGTGTGTCGAGATGTTACAGGAggggtttatatgaatgtgtcTCTGAGGAAAGTTTAGGAGCTGTTTTCTTCTCATCTGGTCCCTGTAATGCACACTAATGCAGTGTTTATGAGCGGTAACCATGGAAACACTGTCTCTGCTGCTCCATGAGCTcctcctgctgtcagagagagGAACTGCGCCTCATTCAGACACGATTCATGGAGAACAGATTCAGGAATCATTCGGTTTTTGCTTCAGATGTTGGGATTAATCAATCTAATTTAAATCTGAATCTGCAGCATCTTTGTTCAGATCGTGGTTGAAATGCAGTGGTTTCCTCTACTTTTAAAAGGAAAGAGCACATTACATGAAGAGATTgatttcattattcatttcatttgggatttgttttaaaaCTTCAGTTTAGTTAATTgacatttacatttcacaaaaaacTGTGTGGCATTCTAAgggagaaataataaaaggacacctttTGATTTATGTCTTAAACACTCttttgttacataaaaaaatcatgagcAACACACATTGTGAAATCAGTTTTGTGAATCCGATTGCatcatgagttgagtgaatcgttacgtCTCTATTA
This genomic window from Carassius auratus strain Wakin chromosome 33, ASM336829v1, whole genome shotgun sequence contains:
- the LOC113052683 gene encoding LOW QUALITY PROTEIN: protein fem-1 homolog C-like (The sequence of the model RefSeq protein was modified relative to this genomic sequence to represent the inferred CDS: deleted 1 base in 1 codon) — encoded protein: MDLKTAVFNAARDGKLRLLQKLLENKSDHEVMKLMAEKTNGATPLLMAARYGHLELLEYLIECCCAPVEVGGSVNFDGEIIEGAPPLWAASAAGHLKVVQSLLGHGASVNNTTLTNSTPLRAACFDGHLDIVRYLVEHKADLEVANRHGHTCLMISCYKGHKEIAQYLLEKGADVNRKSVKGNTALHDCAESGSLEIMKMLLKYGSSMEKDGYGMTPLLSASVTGHTNIVDFLTQHPQTSRTERINALELLGATFVDKKRDLLGALKYWKRAMDLRHSEPNHLLLKDEPKQLEPAYDYSKEVNSFEELDGLIADPDDMRMQALLIRERILGPSHPDTSYYIRYRGAVYADSGNFERCIKLWKYALDMQQRHLDALSPMTASSLLSFAELFSFMLQDRAKGLLGTCVSFQELMEILSKSVLEIERAIKQTQPGPDPAQLSKVLSIILHLICLLEKVPCTVEQDHFKKETIYRFLKLQACGKNGFSPLHLAVDRNTTCVGRYPVCKFPSFQVTSILLECGADVNSRDQDDNSPLHVAASNNHPDIMKLLISCGTHFDSTNSLKQTACDLLDQKELAKNLIQPINHTTLQCLAARSIIRHGLVYHGNIPERLEAFVLLHR